Genomic window (Nitrospirota bacterium):
ATGCGCTAATATTGCAGAAGGCTGCGGGAGAAATGGAGACGCCGAGCTTGCTCGTTTCTTTCAGATAGGAATGGGTTCGGCAAGTGAATTAGAATGTCATTTATTGCTTGCTCGTGATCTGGACTTATTGAACACACCGGAATACGAGCAGCTTACAGGTGAGTTGATCGAAGTGAAACGCATGCTGACATCATTTATTCAGAAGCTGAGGGCTGATAGCTGATGGCTAATACAAGAGGCGTAACGCTGACAGAATTAATAATTGTTATTGCCATAGTCGGCATTCTTGTCGTTGCCCTTGGTTTTTCGTTTCAAGACTGGATAGGAAAGTATAAGGTTGAAGCGCAAACGAAACAGATATACTCTGACCTGATGAACGCAAGGGCCAGGGCAATGCAGTTTAACCGCATATATTATGTGCAGAGTGTAGGAGCTCGTTCTTATAGTCTAATTGAGGATGCAAATGACAACAGCGTTAATGATGACGCAGCCATTGCGGGGTTCCCAAAGCCAAATTTTGAATATGATATAACATGGGGCGTAGTAGCAATGCCCATTACCTTTGACAAGAGAGGCAACATAACAAATACTGGAACTATAAGCATAGCGAGCACTTTCAGCCCGGATTATGACTGCATTTTCATTGAACAAACACGAATAAATATGGGACAGTTGAGCGGAGGAAACTGTGTTGCAAAATAAAGGCGTAACTCTTGTTGAGGTGATGATTGCGCTTGTTGTGCTCCTTATCGTTTTTATGGGGCTTATACAGGCGTCATTGGTGAGCATTGACCAGAACGTGCGGAACGAGGTGAGGGATGAGGCTGTCAGGATAGCGGCAGAGTATATGACAAGGACGAAGGCTACTGCCTTCAGCGCTGTTACAGCAACGGGTATTAACTGTGCTGCAGGTCCAGCGACCTGGACTGCATTTCCGGGAACCCCTACAGTTGCAAGAGACTTCAGGAATATGCCGATAACATACAATATAGGCAGATGTGTCGATGATCTGGATACTGAAAACAAGAGAGTTGGTGTTGTGGTTACATGGCCTTATAAGGGCGAAAATTTTACGCATACGATTTTATCTACTCTGAGGTCTAAATGATAAAGAAACAGGATGGATTTACCTTAGTGGAGCTTATGATAACAATGGTAATCTTTGTGCTTGCCATTGCAGCAGCCTCCAACATATTCACAGCGATATTAACCCAGTTTAAACAGCAGAGCAAGATAGCAGAGACAAATATAGAGGGAGTCGTCGGTTTTGAAACTCTGAGATATGATGTTGAACAGGCAGGATACGGCCTGCCGTGGGATATGAATGGAGCCACATATGCAGCAGAGGCTGTAAATGATGGGATGACTGTTCAGAACGAGACCTTATATAATGACGCCCCCAATGGGATACCGAGGGCTGTTGTAAGTGGGGACAATGTTGGGATGAACGGTTCGGATGTGCTTGTTATTAAGGCGACAAATGCCTCTACTGCTGCTGCTGCGCGGAGATGGACGTATGTTTCAAATTCAGGAGCGGCGAACACATTCAGAACATGGGCTGGAGTCATAGACGAAACTTGGCAAGGCACAGACAGCATAATAGTTATTAAGCCGGTGTTAGGTGACAGGCAAAGAGTTCTGATTAATAATGCAGGCTTTTCTATATTACTTAATGCGCTGCCATCTTTTGGTGCTGGGGGGGCTGCCACTGCCTTTGAACCCTTAGCCGGCACTGATGATACATATATTGTCTATGGTATTGGTGACGCTGTTGCAAGAATGCCGTTTAACAGAACGGACTATTATGTCAGAAGACCTGCAGGGAATGCGATGCCTTCACAATGCGCTCAAAATACTGGGGTTCTCTACAAGGCTACTGTTAACCATGGTGATGGAAATTTAACTGAATTTCCTTTAGTTGACTGTGTGGCTGATTTTCAGGTGGTTTTTCGACTGGATATGGATGAGGATGGTACGATCGGGACATCTGCAAATGCTGACGGAAGTACTGTAAGCAGTTCTGAAGGCGCTAATGTTGCTACTGTTCAGGCTACACTTGCCGATGCAGCATTACTCAGACAACGATTAAAGGAGATAAGAATTTATATTATCGCGCATGAGGGGCAATTGGATGCTACATATACCTCTGCTTCAACGATAACAATGGACGATATAGGAGGCATCGGGGCGTTCAAGGTTTTTGATTTCGCGGCCCTGGGTATAAGCCGGAATTACAGATGGAAGTTATATACACTTGTGGTAACACCGACTAATTTGAGGTAGATATGGAAATTCAAAATTCAAAATTCAAAATTCAAAATTTAAATGAAAAAGGCATTGCCCTTGTGATGGTCTTGGTTCTCTCCGCTATTGCGCTTGCGATGGTATCTGCCTTGCTTTTTATGGTCATTCACGGCACAAGGCTCTCAGGCTATCACAGGTTTTTCAGAACAGCGGAAGAAGCAGGACTTGGCGGCGCTGAAATAGCGGCAGCATTTATTGAAAGTAGAGGGGTGCCGACCGCCAATCTGACGGCTATGGTGTCGACTCAAGGTAGTGCTTGTTTAGCGCAAAAAATGTCCACTACAAGAGGCGGAGTTTGGCCGGCATCCGCAGGCTGGACAAGCTGTGTTGCTGCTAATGACGTCTCAATGGATCCCACGACAAATCCCGATCTTCAATTTGATTTGAGCAACTTCAGGGTTTATACAAAAATCGTTGATACTGTTGAAGGCAATACTGCTTCAGGCGGACTTGTTACAGGGGGCGGCTCATTAGGCGGCTCAGGAGTTGTTTCTGCCTCTTCAGGAATTACCAGTCCTCCCCGTATACCCTATTTATACAGGGTAGAAATTCAGGCGGAGGCTACTGCTAATCCAAGAGAACGTTCAAGGTATTCGGGCTTATATGCCTATTGAGAAAAAAACATGCCGCTAAGAAAATTTTTCTGTTGTGCGGGTTTATTGATATTGCTGTCATGCTCGCCTGAAAAACCGGCTGAATTAAAAACACAAAAGCCTCAAGAGGCAGCGGCAAAAGGCGTTTCAGGCGAAGCCGAAACTCACGCCATAGTCAGCGATTCCAGTTACTCATTGAGTATAACCCCTGCGCAGGCTTATCGCGGTTCAACTTTAAGCCTTATCCCGATTGGCTTTAACCTCTCTGACGCAAAAATAGAATGGCTGGTGAATGGAAACCCTGTTATTAGCGAGTTCCCCTCTCAATTTAAAGCGGCAGAGACAAAAAAAGGGGATACGGTTCAGGCAAAGGCAATGCTTAAGGACAGAGAGATTTTATCCGGCATTGTAAAAGTGAAAAATACTCTCCCTGTGATTAGCAAGGTAAAAATTATGCCGGAAACCTTTAAAGCAGGAGATACACTGTATGTTGATGTTACTGGAAGCGATATAGACGGCGATGAGGTGGCTATTCTTTATGAATGGACTAAGAATGGAGAACCGGCAGGCAAAGAGAAGCAGATAGGCGTTCCTATTAAAAGGGGTGATAAAATCTCAGTTAAGATAACTCCGTTTGACGGAGAAGGTTATGGGAAGCCTTTTATCTTGAACAGTGAGATACGTAATCTACCGCCTGTGATTATAGAAGATAAAAACTCATTAAAGCCCCATTTTGACGGAAATAATTTTTCTTATCAGGTTAAGGCGATAGATCCTGACAATGACACTCTTACTTATTCTCTTAAGACTGCACCTTCAGGCATGACTATTGAGAAAACAACAGGCTTGATTCAGTGGACTGTCCCGCAGGATTTCAAAGGGAAGGTATCTGTTACGTTTATCGTAAATGACGGCCACGGCGGAGAGGCGCTTCAGAGTTTTGCTTTTGAGCTGACTACAACAAGATAAAAGAGACTGATAGCTTTAACGTCCTCCGGCTTCTTTTAACAGCATTTCCTGCTCCTGATCAAGACTGCTCATTTCATCATTGAACTTTTTAATCTTAGTTTCAAGTTCCGAGAGCTGTTTCTCAAGCTCCCTTTTTTCACGGATTGCTAACACCCGCCCTTTTTTCTTAATATCTTCATCAAGCTTCTTTCTTTCTTCAGAAAGCTTTTCTCCTTCGGCTTTCATCTCTTCCTTCTTTTTCGCTATTTCTTTTAGCCTATTCACAGTCTCCTGCCCCTGCGGCTGTGAGCTTTTTTCCACTGCCGGTTTTTCAGGAGTATCTTTAGTTGTCTCAGGAGCGGAGCTTTCCTCCGCCGGTCTTGGCGCTTTAGTTTCTTTGATGTCTTTTATGATGTCCTTGTCAAGCTCTATCTCTCCGCCTTCCCTATAGAACTTTATCTTGCTGCCCATGTCCTTATAGTCATCTACAACAAACTCCCTGCCGTTT
Coding sequences:
- a CDS encoding prepilin-type N-terminal cleavage/methylation domain-containing protein, which gives rise to MLQNKGVTLVEVMIALVVLLIVFMGLIQASLVSIDQNVRNEVRDEAVRIAAEYMTRTKATAFSAVTATGINCAAGPATWTAFPGTPTVARDFRNMPITYNIGRCVDDLDTENKRVGVVVTWPYKGENFTHTILSTLRSK
- a CDS encoding GspH/FimT family pseudopilin, giving the protein MANTRGVTLTELIIVIAIVGILVVALGFSFQDWIGKYKVEAQTKQIYSDLMNARARAMQFNRIYYVQSVGARSYSLIEDANDNSVNDDAAIAGFPKPNFEYDITWGVVAMPITFDKRGNITNTGTISIASTFSPDYDCIFIEQTRINMGQLSGGNCVAK
- a CDS encoding Ig-like domain-containing protein, whose amino-acid sequence is MPLRKFFCCAGLLILLSCSPEKPAELKTQKPQEAAAKGVSGEAETHAIVSDSSYSLSITPAQAYRGSTLSLIPIGFNLSDAKIEWLVNGNPVISEFPSQFKAAETKKGDTVQAKAMLKDREILSGIVKVKNTLPVISKVKIMPETFKAGDTLYVDVTGSDIDGDEVAILYEWTKNGEPAGKEKQIGVPIKRGDKISVKITPFDGEGYGKPFILNSEIRNLPPVIIEDKNSLKPHFDGNNFSYQVKAIDPDNDTLTYSLKTAPSGMTIEKTTGLIQWTVPQDFKGKVSVTFIVNDGHGGEALQSFAFELTTTR
- a CDS encoding four helix bundle protein, whose product is MKDFKELKVWQRSHELALKVYRATTLFPREEIYGLTSQIRRSCVSICANIAEGCGRNGDAELARFFQIGMGSASELECHLLLARDLDLLNTPEYEQLTGELIEVKRMLTSFIQKLRADS
- a CDS encoding prepilin-type N-terminal cleavage/methylation domain-containing protein, coding for MIKKQDGFTLVELMITMVIFVLAIAAASNIFTAILTQFKQQSKIAETNIEGVVGFETLRYDVEQAGYGLPWDMNGATYAAEAVNDGMTVQNETLYNDAPNGIPRAVVSGDNVGMNGSDVLVIKATNASTAAAARRWTYVSNSGAANTFRTWAGVIDETWQGTDSIIVIKPVLGDRQRVLINNAGFSILLNALPSFGAGGAATAFEPLAGTDDTYIVYGIGDAVARMPFNRTDYYVRRPAGNAMPSQCAQNTGVLYKATVNHGDGNLTEFPLVDCVADFQVVFRLDMDEDGTIGTSANADGSTVSSSEGANVATVQATLADAALLRQRLKEIRIYIIAHEGQLDATYTSASTITMDDIGGIGAFKVFDFAALGISRNYRWKLYTLVVTPTNLR